ATCGCTCCTACTAGAAGGATGTTCGGCCGCTCGGAGGTCCGGCTGGACGGGCCACTCTGACATTCAGCGGGCGTCGAAGCTGCCGATGATTCCCTCAGGAGGACCGCTATGGTCCGATTCAAGTTGCGACGGATTGTGGTCGTACCTGCGTTCGCCGTGGCTATTTTCTCGGCTGCTGCACCGTTCTACGTGGCATCGCAGGACGAGGCCGGCGCGGTGACATTCCCGACGGCGTGCGCCAATCTGATAGCCGCGAGCACGAATCCCGACTCACTAGCCGGAAGCCAGTTCTACTTCAGACAGCGCGATCCTCATGATCCGCTCGTGACCCTATCGCAAACGTGCGCCGCGAGTCATCAGAGATAGGCTGCTCCCACTATCGTCCCATAGCGTTCGCGGCATCACCGAACCCCAGGCGACGGATGCACGTCGGCACGGTGGCGGAGTCGTGCGAATCGTGCGTACCGACCGAAATTGCGACTCGACCTCTGGCTTATGCCTAAAGCGATCTCGGATTGATAGGAGCCTCCACCTAGCCGCCGAGTGGCTGTCGGCTTCAACGCGCACACTCGGGGGCCGATAGTACCTCTGAATCCACATCATCGGAGGTGACCGCTTGAAGCTCGAACAGACTCAATGGACCGAAAGTCGTGGCTGGGAGCCGGCCACACCGCGTGAAATGAAGACGGCGGACTTGGCGCTGGTGTTCAGCAGCACCGCAAGACTCGAGGACGCCGGTTGCCTCGAGGAGATCAAATGTGCCTATCCGCACGCGCTGATATTCGGCTGCTCAACCGCCGGCGAGATCCATGACGTTCATGTCGACGATGATTCTATCGCAGTGACGGCAATCGACTTCGAGCACACCGAGTTGCGCTACGCCGGCATCCGCATGTTCGACGTCACGAACAGTTACGACGCCGGCGAGCGGTTGGCGCAGATCCTGCCGCACGAGGGGCTGGTCCATGTGTTCGTCCTTTCCGACGGCTTGAAGGTCAACGGCAGTGACCTGGTGAAGGGCCTGAGTGCACGTCTCCCGGAGGGCGTGAGCATCACCGGCGGACTATCGGGCGACGGCGATCGCTTTGCGAAGACGCTCGTCATTCTCGAAGGGAAGCCGCAGAGCGATGCCATCGGCGCCATCGGTTTCTACGGCGATGCGCTCCGGGTCGGATACGCATCGTTAGGCGGCTGGGACTCCTTCGGCCCGGAGCGTCTCATCACGCGCTCGGAAGGGAACGTTCTGTACGAACTTGACGGCAAGTCGGCGCTTGAGCTGTACAAGCAGTACCTCGGAAAGCATGCGGCCGGGCTTCCCGCCACGGGCCTACTCTTCCCGTTGAGTCTCCGCACGCGCGACGGAGAGACGCCGGTGGTGCGGACGATCCTCGGGGTGGACGAAGAAGCGCAGAGCATGACGTTCGCGGGCGATGTCCCGATGGGGGCGTACGCGCGCCTCATGAAGGCGAACTTCGACCGCCTGATCGACGGCGCCGTTGGGGCGGCGCGGACGAGCCACGAAGCAGTCGACGGATCTTCACCCGACCTCGCCATCCTGATCAGTTGCGTAGGGCGCAAGATGGTGCTCAAGCAACGGGTCGAGGAGGAAGTGGAAGGCGTGCGAGACGTACTCGGCGAACACACCGCGCTCGCCGGGTTTTACTCGTACGGCGAGATCTCTCCGTTCACTCCTCACGCGAAGTGTGAGCTGCACAATCAGACGATGACCATCACGACGCTGTCGGAACGCGCGGCCTAGGCATCATATGCACAGCCTGCTTGCCCGCCAGCTCCGGCGCCACTGCATCGATGCCAATACGCTCTCCTCTGACGTCCAGGCGCTGCTCGCCGCCGTCTCGGACGCGTATGATTCATCCGATACCGACCGGCGCATGACCGAGAGATCGCTGGATCTCAGCTCACTGGAACTGCTGTCGGCGAACAGCGAGCTTAGGCAAAAGGGAGAGCTATTGCGCGCTACCTTGGAATCGACGGCGGATGGCATCCTTGCCGTCGACGCCACCGGTAGCGTCATGTACTACAACGTGCGCTTCCTGGAACTCTGGCGTGTTCCGCGACAACTCGCGGAGCGGGGCGACGACGACGAACTCCTGGGATTCGTGCTCGAACAACTCGTTGACCCGGAGGCGTTTCTGCGCAAGGTGCGTGAATTGTACGCCTCCCCTGACGAGAGCTTTGACGCCCTGGCATTCCGTGATGGACATATATTCGAGCGCTACTCGCGAACGTTGCCCAGCGGTACGGGCCTTGCTGGGCGAGTTTGGAGCTTTCGAGATGTGACGGAACGTGAGGAAGCGGTACGCAAGATCCTTGAACAGGCTCGACGCGACTCGCTCACGGGAGCCCTTAATCACGGCGGGATCACCCAATGCCTCGCCGAGCAACTCGATCGTTCGGACCTGAGCCGCGTGGCGCTTGCGATGGTCGACATCGACGGTATGAAGGCCGTGAACGACACCTATGGCCATCTGGCGGGCGACACAGTGCTGAGTGCTGTCGCGAGCGCGCTCGTCGCGGAGGGCGCCGTCGTCGGGCGATACGGCGGCGACGAGTTCCTGGTGGTCCTCGCCGGCGCTGACCGTGCGCATGCAGAAGAGTACGTAGCTCGGCTGCACCAGACGCTTCTTGAGAGTCGTGTGATCGATGAGATGACCAGCGCGGTGATCCGAGTTCGGGTGAGCGTCGGCCTCGGCGTGTATCCAGATGAAGCTAGTTCCATGGCCGAGCTGATTCAGTTCGCCGACGCCGCGATGTACGCAGCGAAGAGCAAGCGCGCGCTTGAGGAGGGTCACGCAAATCGGCGGCTCGGCGATCGCGTGTCGCACATCGTCGCGGATCTCGTACCGCTCCTCACGTCTTCAGGAAAGCTCGAAGAGAAGCTGAAGTTGATCGCCGGTCGACTCTCGATGGGCACAGGCTATGACGCGGTCGACTGTCAGATCTTTCGCGACACCGGTCTCAACGCGGACAGTTCCTTGCACGATGGGCGCGTCGATGAGTTGACCGAACTCTGGGCAGCGGAGCAAGCTCGCGACGATGGGCGTGACCGACCGATCAACGTGATCCTTGCCCAGACGCGTCGACCAATCATTCTGGAGAATATCGCAGCCGACGCACGCCTGAACGACGGTGAGCGTGCGGTGTTAGCCGCGGCCGGCTTGGAGTCGGCGATCGTTGCGCCCATGTTCTGGGAGGCCGAATTCATTGGTACGTTAGCTGTGGCTCGTCGCAGTCGCGCAGCATTCGATCCTCGTGACGCGCAGTTCCTGGCAGCCATCGCCAATGAAGTAGCTGCCATCGTTCGGATGGCCGCCTTGATGGAGGGCATGCAGGAGGCGACTACGCGCGTATCCACGGCTCAGGCGGAGACCGTACTGATGCTGGCCGCCGCAGCGGAAGCCCACGATCAGACCACGGGCCTGCACCTAGCCAGCATCCGCGTTCTTTCGGAATTGATCGCTCGCGAACTGGAGTATGCTCCCGAGCAGATACAAGAGCTCGGCCTCGCTGCCACCCTCCATGACATTGGGAAAATCAGCGTACCGGACAGCATCCTTTCGAGCCCCATGCGATTCGACACGGACGATGCGGAATTCGACCGTATCTGGGACACGCTTAAGCAGCACACGGTGTGGGGCGCGGAGTTCCTCTCGGGTCGCATCGGTTTCGATCTCGCAGCAAAGGTCGCGAGATGGCATCACGAACGGTGGGATGGACGCGGCTACCCGGACGGTTTAACAGGTGCCGAGATACCGCAAGAGGTTGCGATCGTCACCGTTGCCGATGCCCTGGATGCGATGATCCAAGACCGTCCGTATCGCGCAGGCCGGCCCCTTGCCGAAGCCATCGAGGAAATCGTCGCCTGCCGCGGTCTGCAGTTCTCACCAGACGTCGTCGACGCCCTTTGTGGCGTCCATCGTCGCGGTGAACTTCCTCAGCGCGAACCGAACGGCGAAAACCAAATGCAGCACCTCGCCGCATGACGAGCCAGACCTCCGCAGGACACGAGGCTATGTGTGGCTTCCCTTTGAGGGCGGGATACAGAGAACGTTTCGCTAGACCACTTCGATCCACCCGACGCCGCCACGCACTGAACGGTTTTTAGTCGACGCTGCTCCTAACAGGCATCCAACGCGGCGATGTTGGCGCGGATTGATCTCGGTCAACATCTGCCCTGGCGTTGCCACCCGGCCGGGCAGTGCGGCGTGTTCGTCGCCGTCGGCTCGGTCGTACTCGTGGCCGTCGGCGTCAGCGTCGGCTCGGACGTATGCGTCGCCGTCGCCGATGGCGCCGGCGTGTCCGTCGGGCCGGGCGTATCGGTAGGACCCGGCGTGGCCGTTGAAGTCGGCGTGTCCGTCGGCTCAGCGGTCGGTGTCGGCGTATTCGTCGCGACGTCGCCCGCCGGGTACAGCGCGCTGATGCCGTCGATGTCGTCCTGGTGCAACGTCCGTCGCACACTGCTGTAGTACGCGTACATGATGGCCGCGCTCACCTGGGAGTGGCCCATCCCCGCGACGTGCCCGTTCTCGTGCAGCATCACCGTCTCGACGTCGTAGTCACTGCCGTTCGTGCGCCATGCGACCCGCGTGTTCAGAGCCATGTCCGCTTCGTCGGGATCCTCCGTGGCGAACCACGTCACGCCCAACGTGCAGCGGAAGATGCTACATCGCCCCAGGTCGAGCCAGGCGACGTCGTTGAAGCCGTCGAACGTCTGATCGCCGGGGCACTCCTGCACCAGCGACGGGCAGCGTGACGTCGTGCCACGGTATTCGAACGCGAAGCTCGACGTAGCAACATTGCTCCAGGTGGCGTGTGTGTTTAGAAGGGCGGTCAGGCCGCCGCCGCTCGTCGGGTCGGGCGCCGTCGAGGCGCTTCCCGGGTTGTAGTACTGCCGCACGTAGTCGTTCGTCGTCTGGTCGTCCGAAAACTGGTTCCACACGAGCCCCGTCGGCACGTACTCGCTCTTCTGTAGCGGGCGAGCGCCGCGCTCCTCAAGGGCAGCATGCACCTGCGCGACAGGGTCAGCGCCACGGGTGACCGAGACGAACACCTCGACCATCACGCGCTTCCCGTCGACTTCGGCGACGCCCAGTCCGGCGACGTTGATGGGGCCTCCGGCGGATGCGTCGCTCCCGTTTGTAGACGCGCCGAGCGTCGCGAACGCGATGAGCACGATGAGCGACAGCCCCAGTAGTTTCGCCACGGCCAACCTCCCCCGGAAAGATGATCTATGAAGCGGCTCCTACGCTAGTCGGGACCGCCCGAGCTGTCAATCGGCGAGAGCCTCGGGACTTGACAAGGCGGCTATTGGGACGAGTCGAGCCCGAACGCGGTGGCGGAATCCGAACGGCGTGATCGAGACGTACACCAGCGCGGAATTGATCGCCGCCAACTCATCGTAGCCGAGGCCGCGCGCCGCCATCTCGCCGGCGTTGCAGATTCGATCAGGAAGTCGGCGCCCGCCACGAGCGGGTACTCGCGCAGCCACTACGGAGGAATAGTGTCCGCGTCAGCGCTTGCGGGTTAGTACGATCACCGGGATCGTCCGGTTGGTCTTCTTGGCGTATTCGAGGAACTGCGGCAT
The Dehalococcoidia bacterium DNA segment above includes these coding regions:
- a CDS encoding FIST N-terminal domain-containing protein; amino-acid sequence: MKLEQTQWTESRGWEPATPREMKTADLALVFSSTARLEDAGCLEEIKCAYPHALIFGCSTAGEIHDVHVDDDSIAVTAIDFEHTELRYAGIRMFDVTNSYDAGERLAQILPHEGLVHVFVLSDGLKVNGSDLVKGLSARLPEGVSITGGLSGDGDRFAKTLVILEGKPQSDAIGAIGFYGDALRVGYASLGGWDSFGPERLITRSEGNVLYELDGKSALELYKQYLGKHAAGLPATGLLFPLSLRTRDGETPVVRTILGVDEEAQSMTFAGDVPMGAYARLMKANFDRLIDGAVGAARTSHEAVDGSSPDLAILISCVGRKMVLKQRVEEEVEGVRDVLGEHTALAGFYSYGEISPFTPHAKCELHNQTMTITTLSERAA
- a CDS encoding diguanylate cyclase, coding for MHSLLARQLRRHCIDANTLSSDVQALLAAVSDAYDSSDTDRRMTERSLDLSSLELLSANSELRQKGELLRATLESTADGILAVDATGSVMYYNVRFLELWRVPRQLAERGDDDELLGFVLEQLVDPEAFLRKVRELYASPDESFDALAFRDGHIFERYSRTLPSGTGLAGRVWSFRDVTEREEAVRKILEQARRDSLTGALNHGGITQCLAEQLDRSDLSRVALAMVDIDGMKAVNDTYGHLAGDTVLSAVASALVAEGAVVGRYGGDEFLVVLAGADRAHAEEYVARLHQTLLESRVIDEMTSAVIRVRVSVGLGVYPDEASSMAELIQFADAAMYAAKSKRALEEGHANRRLGDRVSHIVADLVPLLTSSGKLEEKLKLIAGRLSMGTGYDAVDCQIFRDTGLNADSSLHDGRVDELTELWAAEQARDDGRDRPINVILAQTRRPIILENIAADARLNDGERAVLAAAGLESAIVAPMFWEAEFIGTLAVARRSRAAFDPRDAQFLAAIANEVAAIVRMAALMEGMQEATTRVSTAQAETVLMLAAAAEAHDQTTGLHLASIRVLSELIARELEYAPEQIQELGLAATLHDIGKISVPDSILSSPMRFDTDDAEFDRIWDTLKQHTVWGAEFLSGRIGFDLAAKVARWHHERWDGRGYPDGLTGAEIPQEVAIVTVADALDAMIQDRPYRAGRPLAEAIEEIVACRGLQFSPDVVDALCGVHRRGELPQREPNGENQMQHLAA
- a CDS encoding matrixin family metalloprotease, which encodes MAKLLGLSLIVLIAFATLGASTNGSDASAGGPINVAGLGVAEVDGKRVMVEVFVSVTRGADPVAQVHAALEERGARPLQKSEYVPTGLVWNQFSDDQTTNDYVRQYYNPGSASTAPDPTSGGGLTALLNTHATWSNVATSSFAFEYRGTTSRCPSLVQECPGDQTFDGFNDVAWLDLGRCSIFRCTLGVTWFATEDPDEADMALNTRVAWRTNGSDYDVETVMLHENGHVAGMGHSQVSAAIMYAYYSSVRRTLHQDDIDGISALYPAGDVATNTPTPTAEPTDTPTSTATPGPTDTPGPTDTPAPSATATHTSEPTLTPTATSTTEPTATNTPHCPAGWQRQGRC